One Senegalimassilia faecalis genomic window, ATATCTGTTCAACTGCATCGACAGTGCATATGTGGACGGCAGTGCGAATGTCGCCATCAGCGGCGGTACGTTCGTCGGCTTCGACCCCAGCGTCTCCCCCGAGGGCGAAGGCACCAGCTACCTGGCTCCCGGTTACGCTCCTACTGACAACGGTGACGGCACGTACGGCGTGGTTGCCGGTGTGGCTCAGATTGGCAGCAAGGCGTACGCCACTCTCGCTGGCGCTGTAGCAGCAGCCCAGGACGGAGACACCATCACGCTGTTGTCTGATTGCAGCGGCGACGGCATTGTCGTCAAGGGCGACACCTTCCCCAATGGTTTGACCATCGACTTCGCGGGTCATTCCTACACGGTGGGTGGCAAGCTTGTTGGTAGCACGGGAACCGCCTCGAACGGCTTCCAGCTGCTCAAGGGCAACACGATTGTGATGCGCAACGGCTCCATCTTTGGTGATGCAAGCGTTGCGGGCGACGACATGACTCAGTGGTCGGGCTCGCCAGCAATCATGATTCAGAACTACAGCAACCTGACCCTTGACGGCATGACCGTGAAGGGCGGCAAACAAACGTGCTACACGCTGTCGAACAACAACGGCGATACGGTCATTAAGGATTCGACCATCGTTGCTGGTCAGAATAAACAAGTCGGCGGACCGTGGGCATTTGACGTGTGCAGGTATGCTTCGTATCCTTCCGTAAGCGTTACGGTTGAAGGCAATAGCGTCATCGAAGGTAGCGTTGATGTGAGCGGTGCTATTGGTAAAGATCAGAGCCGCCAGCTCACCATCACGGGTGGTAAGTTCAACAAGGCAATCCAGGTGAGCACTCAGCCTGCGAACATTGCCATCAGCGGCGGCACGTTTGCCACTGAGATTCCTGCCGAGTATTGCGCTGCGGGCTATGCTCCTGCCGACAATGGTGACGGTACGTACGGCGTTAAGCTTCCTGAGGGCGCGTATGCATTGCAGGATTACCGCAGCGGTGACCTGGCCTCTTGGACGTATCCGACTCAGGATGGCATGGCGTTCGCTGGTTGGTATAAGGACGCTGCATTCGAGACTCCTTGCACCACGAGCGATGTCGAGGGCGCTGCTTATGCCAAGTTCGTCAAGATCACCGATCTGCTGCAGTTCAAGGGCGGTTCGCTGAGGATGGACGTTGGTGATCCGGCTGAGCTTACTTATCTGCGCTTTGGCTACACCATGGCCATCCCCGAGAAATCCACGTTTATTGAGAACGGCTGGTACTACAAGAGGGTTACCGTTAGCTCGCCTGATGATGTCCGCTTTGTGGCATACAACAACGCAATGAATAACGACGGGACTGTTACGGCAAACCTCGTATTTAACGAGGTGAAGACGAGCCTTTACACCGCAAACTTCACTGAGAAAGCATTTGTCAAATATGTCACCGTTGATGGAACTACCGTCGAGGCCGTTGAGAGCAATTACCAATCGCGCTCGGTAATCGATGTTGCAGGCGCCATTCTTGAACACCCTATGGCGAGCAAGGCTGAAAAAGAATATGCCAAAAAAATCAAGTCCGCAATTCAGTAGAAAGTTGGATGATATGCAAAATAGCTACGAAACCCCCGAGATGGAGATCATCGAACTGGAAGACCGTGACGTTATCGTTGCTTCTGGTGGTTTTGTTGATGGTCCTGGTGATAGTGGCACGGGCGACTTCTAACAACCGCACCAGCTTCGTAAGGCCTTGCTAAACCAGTCGCGCGGGGCCTTGCGATCACGCTCGGTTTGATGGATCTCTCGAAGGGCGGGCGGTTTCGCCCGCCCTTCGTTTTGCAGATGTTCAGCGATTGAACGAAGGGTATCGAATCTATGGATACGCGGAAACGTAATGTGCTTATCGGCGCGGGCGCGGCGATTTTGGTTGTCGTCGTGGTGCTTGTCGCGTTGGCGGTATCGGGCGGCTCGGGTAAGGACTCGGGCCAGGATAAGGCGACGTCAAGCACGGAAAGCGCTGCTACTGCCGCTTCCGACGCAGCTTCCAAAGATACGGGCGCGATGCGCGCCTCGGGTGACGGCACGGCCGACAACCAGGTCGACGCGTCCGAGGTGTTCGGCGATTCCTCTAACGCTGCGGCGGGCAAATCCGCTGATGGCACGTCGGCTTCCGGCGGCAACACCCCGAGCGCGAGCGGCTCCGACTCTGGTTCCGCTTCGGGCGGCCAGTCGGGCGGCGCGAGCTCGGGTAACGGTGGCTCATCCGAGAATGGCTCGGGCGGCTCTACCGACAACCAGGGGGCCGGTGGCGCCGATCCCGGCGTCAAGACCGAAGCCGACGGCTCCACGTGGACGGGCTACTACTAAGTCGCCGATTCTCCGCGCGTCGCGCACGATAACGCACAGCTTAATGCGGGTCCCAGGAATGCAAGTGCACTCCTGGGACCCGCCTTCTTTAGCAGCCTACGTTTCCTGCGGCGATTCTTCCCCCGCCTTCGTTTTAGGCCAGTCGCTTTCTCGCTCTTTCCCTTGGCGGAACTCAGCTTCTCACATCCTGGTGACCTCAAGGCGTTTCAGCAGGTCGACTTCCTGTTGGGCGCTGCGTGCGTCGTTGACGAGCTCGCTCATGCTCGCGTTGCGCGCAAGCCCCTTGCGGATGACGTGCCCGATTTGGTAGATGCACGCGGCCGGGGCAAGCCACGCGTGCTTGCGCGCCGGCGCCCAATGGGAGCGCCCGCCCGTGTACAGGTAACGAACCAGGGCCGCGGGGCTGCGGAAGCTGTGCATCACGATACGCGTTGCCTGCGTGCCGCGCTCCATTTTGCGACCCATGTTCCCTCGGTGCATGATGTAGAGCAGAAGGTCGTCGGCAAGCTGCGCATCGGCGCCGTCGAACCACGTTGCCGAAGTCTGAAGCCCCAGGTAGGTGCGGCACAGCCACGTTGTGGTGATTGCCAGCTTCTCCATGCCGATCTGCTGCGCGGCGTGCCGGAACTCGTGCTCCCAAAGCTCGTCGGTCAAGTACGCCGCCACGAACATCTGCCAATCCAGGATTTGGCGAAGCCCCAGCCCCGACCCTAAATGCTGGTTGACGTGCGCGAGTAGCACCAGCCCATTCTCGAGCGGCGGCAGCACGGGCACGCTGAAACCCGCGACGTCGGTCCACTCGGCGCGCGGGATGGCATCGTAAATGGCCTGGTCAAGGAAGTCCGCTTGCCGCTTATCGGTGCACGTGCTGAAGTAACGGTGCAGCTCGATTTCGGGGCAGCCGGCTTTCTGGAACCCCGCGTGGCGCGGGTTGATTTCTAGCGGAGCATCGTTTTCCCAGCCCAGGCGCTCTAAAAGCGCAAATGCCCGATCGAAATCGGCAGGCGGCACGATAAGGTCTATGTCGCCCATGCTGCGGCTGTTCGCCTGCGGGTAGTTTGCCGCAGCCGCCGCGCCCTTCAGCACGGCAGTGGGGATGCCTGTCTGGCGAAACTCGGTAAGCACGTCGTCCTGCGCCATCATAAGGCGATGCCAGCCCGCCAGGTTCTTCCCGGCAAGGGCAAGGTATTCTGCCTGGTCGGTGGAGGAAAGCCCGAGGTTCTCGATAGCGTTTGCGGGATAGCCGATGACCGATTGCGCCACCAGCTCGGCGCGCACGGCGGGCCACAGGCCGTCGGGGAGCCCAAGGGCGGGCACGGCTGCGGAAGCCGCATCGCGCGCATCATGCGGCAAGGCGCTTTCTGCGGCGATCATCTTGATCGTATACTCTTCGGCGGCGGAAAGGTCCACGGATGCTTCCTCTCGATGCTTCGTCCCGGTATGCATGGGCGTGCGTGGAAATTGCTTGCGCGCTTGACGGCCGGCTATGCGCTCTGCCTGTGCGTTTATAATAAAACAACGGCGATTACCAGGCGGAAAATGCCTAAACACGATGCAATTCAGGTGTTTTGCGCGCCCGCTGTTGCCTTTCGTGCCCACCATCGCCTTTCCAAGGAGCTAGGCCTATGTTCTGCGTTAAGTTAGCCGGGGTACTGATTGCTGTGGAGGCACGCTATGCGTTCACCGAGCGGCTTTGCGCGGATTATATCGTCGATGTCTCCGCTAGCGAATGCGACTTTTCGGTATCGGTAACGCCCGAGGAGATAGCGGCGGAAAATGACGACGAAGTCGCGTTTTCGCCTGCATATTGCGAGTCGTTGGCTCTCTACCGCAAGATTTGCACACGCATGGTGAACTACAACGCGTTCCTTTTCCATGCAGCGGTTATCTCGTATGCGGGCTGCGGCTTCGCGTTCGCGGCGAAAAGCGGCACGGGCAAAAGCACGCACATCGCGCAATGGATGCGCGCGCTGGGCGATGACGTGACGGTGGTGAACGGCGACAAGCCCATCTTGCGTTGGAAAAGCGGGGAAGGCCCCAGCGCGGAAGCGGGCGCGGTTCCAGGCAGGGCACCTGATGGGCAGCACGCGGACACATTCTGTGACCAGCCCTCAGGTACGTTCATCGCGTACGGCACTCCATATAACGGCAAGGAGGGCTGGGGGCAAAACGCAAGCGTTCCCCTTCGCGCCGTCTGCTTTATCGAGCGCTGCCAGCCGGGCGAACCCGACCGCCTGTCCCGGTTGGAGGACGATCGGGAAATCATCGCGCGCATCATGAAACAGGTCCTGCTGCCGAAGGACCCCGTTCTGGCTCTTCGCCAGCTGGAATTGCTGGACAGGTTGGTGGGCAACGTGCCGTTTTGCATGCTGCGATGCACACCGACCCCCGCCGCCTTCGACGCGGCGTTCCAAATGGCGCTGTGCGATAATAAAAGCGAATCACTACGTTTAAAAGAAGGATCAAAGCATGAAGATTAAAGACGGTTTCATCATGAACAAAGTAGGCAGCCAACACGTGGTGGTGCCGGTGGGCGAAACCAGCATGAAGCGCCACTGCATGGTCCGCTTGAATGGCACGGGCGCGTTTTTGTGGGGTCAGCTTGCCGCGGATACTGTGGAGGAAGAGCTGGTCCAGGCTTTGCTGGCGGAATACGCGGTCGACGAGGGAACGGCGCGCGCCGATGTCGCGGCATTTTTGGGCAAGCTGCGCGATACCGACTTGCTGGACGAGTAGGGCCGGAGTCTAGGTTGTTGTTGACGGGCGATTCATGACGAGCGAGAAGGACATATCTTCCGCGATGTTGGGCGCGGGTGTATCGACGATGGGCGGGGGCTCGACGTTCCCGCCTGCGCTTTCCACTGCCGTTGCTGGTTCCGAGCCGCGCAAGATCGAGGACGTGCTGGCTTCCGAGGGCTTCTACATGGGGCCGCCTGCGGGCGTTTCCATGTGGCCGATGCTGCGCAACCGCCATGACGTGATGCTGGTGGTGCCGGCTCGGGGCGAGCTGCGTCGTTACGACGTTGCGCTGTATCGCCGTGGCGGGAAGTACGTGTTGCATCGCGTGGTGGGGCATTTCGACCGCGGCTCAGAAAAAGGCTACGTGATTTGCGGGGATAATTGCGTCACGCTGGAGTACATCCCGTGCGTGGACGTGCTGGGCGTGCTGCGCGGCTTCTATCGCGACGGCCGCCATATCGATTGCGAAACCTCCCGCGGCTACCATGCGTATTCGAAGCTGTGGGTGGCGTTGTTCCCCGTGCGCAAGGTATGCAAGGGCGCAAATGCCGCCATAAGGCGCGCGGGCAAGCGCGTGCTCGTGTCGTGCGGCCTGCGCGATCGCGACACCGTTGGCAAAGCGGGGCGGAAATGATGCGCGGGGCGGCGCGCGAGCAGGACAAGGTCACCTACGCGTGGCTGTTCGCGCAGTCTAAGGCTCAGCATGGCCGCATCGTGGCGCTATCGGCGCTGTGCGCATTGCAGGCGGCGGTGCTCGTGAGCTTCGCGCTGGCGTGCCGCGCCGTCATAGACCAGGCGGTCGCGGGAAACGTCGACGGCTTGCTGGCAAGCGCGGCGGCTCTTGCGGGCGTTATCGTCTCGCAGCTGGTGTTGCGTCTGGCCATCAACGGCACACAGGAGCGCATCCGCGCCCGCTTTGCCCTTGAGCTGCGAAAATCCATGCTCGACAGTATCTTCACCGCGCGCTACGGCAACGTTTTGCGCTTCCATTCCGGCGAGCTTTCCAACCGCATGTTCTCCGACGTGCAGGCTGTATCGAACGGCGTGTCCACCATCATCCCAAGCTTCGTGTCCATGATCGCACAACTGGTGTTCGCCATCGCGGTGCTCGCGCTGATCAGCCCGCCCATGGTGGCGCTGTTCGTCGGGGCGGCGCTGCTTTCGTTCGTGCTGGCGCGCACGTTGCGCGGACGTTTGAAGGCGCTGCACAGGGCGGTGCAGGAAAAAGAAGGAGCCGTGCGCGTCTTCTTGCAGGAGGCGCTTGAGCATCAGCTGGTCATCCGTTCGTTCGGTGCCCAGCCTGCCACAAGCGCGCATGCTGATGTGCTGCAGGAGGACCATTTTGCAGCGCAAATGCGCCGCCGCGGATGGTCTATCGCCGCGAACGCCAGTTTTGCGTTCTTCTTCAACGCGTTGTATGCCGTGGCGCTCACGTGGTGCGCGTTTGCGCTTTTACACGGCACCATGAGCTACGGCACGCTTATGGCGGTGCTGCAGCTGGTGGCGCGCATCCAGGCGCCGGTTTCCAGTTTGTCGGGCATGCTGCCGCAGCTGTATCAGGCGCTCGCGTCGGCGGAACGCCTAATGGAGGTTGCGGAGCTTTCGCATTCGGAGAACCGCTTGCCCATGACGGCTGCGGAGTTTTATCAGCGGTTCTCAGGCGTGCGGATATGCGATCTGGCGTTTTCCTATAGGGACGAAGAGGGCGGTAGCGAAGCCGAAGCGGCGCCGCAAGCTTCGGGTTGCGATGCTGCCGGCGGTGAGGGTGCGGGGGCTTTGAGCGATGCGGTCGGCGGCGTGCTTGCTGGTGACGCTGCCGAAAAGACGGCCCTAGCATCTTCCGAGGGCGAAGTTGCAAGCCTTTTCTGTGATGGCGCGTTTGTGCCGAAGGGCTCGTTCGTGGTGGTAGAGGGGCCTTCAGGCTCGGGAAAGTCCACGCTGTTCAAGCTGGTGTTGGGTGCCTACGACGCTGATGGTTTCGCATATGAGTTTGCCGACGATGCACCGGAGTGCGGAGAAGCTGCAGATGGGGAAGATCCCGGAGCGCTCGTCGCTTTCGATGCCCCTGCGGTTTCGTGTGGGCTAGTCGCACCTGCGATTAACGCAGCGGTTACGGCTTGCCCCGCGTCTCAGGTGCCGCCGAGGGTGTTCGCCTATGTGCCGCAGGATAACTTCCTGTTTGCAGGTTCGGTGCGCGAAAACGTGGCGTTTGCGGCTTCTGATGCGACCGATGACCAGGTAAAACGTGCGTGCGAAGCAGCGTGCGCGTGGGGTTTCGTGAAAGAGCTTCCGCAGGGGATCAACACGATGATAGGCGAGCACGGGCAGGGGCTTTCCCAAGGGCAGCTGCAGCGTTTGGCTATTGCGCGCGCGGTGTGCTCGGGTGCGCCTATCATGGTGCTCGACGAGGTCACAAGCGCGCTCGATGATGCGACCGAAGCGGCTGTGCTAGCCAACATAGCCGCATTGCCGGGCAAAACGGTTTTCGTCGCCGCACACCGTGCAAAAGCTCGCGAGTTCGCCACCATGCGCCTTCGCGTGGAGAACGGCATGATGCGCGAAGTGCGTTAGAGGATTTTCGGGCGTCGGTTGCTTTGGGCGCTTCGAGGCCTTTTGCCCCTTGTGCCGCCCTGATTTCCCGGTTAGACACTTAGGGGCTGTATCAAAACTATTGCTACAGCATGGCCCGCCAGGACCGAAAGGTCTTGGCGGGCCTTCCTTTTTCAGCCTCCCAGATTATCGCCTTACTATTGCGAATATCGATTCGTGTTCTTATAAAATGGCTTTTGACCTGCGCATATAGTATACGCGGCCTGCGCCATCCCGCGCTGCGAGCACGTCAAGGAGAGGATCGGGCGCCTGCCCGCAAGCTTCGCGGCCGATGCCGGCTACGGCAGCGAGGAGAACTACGCCTACGTCGAGCGCGAGGGCGCAGACGCCTACGTCAAGCACAGCGAGCTCTTCCGCGAGTGCCGCAACGAGAAATGGCGCGACGACGAGATGGGGGTCGCCAACTGGGCGCACGACGAAGAGTCCGACGAGCACGCCTGCCCGGAGGGCCGGACGCTTGCCTTTTGCGGAGAATCGCGGCGGGTGTCGGACCTGGGCTACGAGAGCGCGGTGCGGACATACGAGCGCGAGGACTGCTCGGGCTGCTCCCGCAGGGCGAGGTGCTCGAAGTCGGCGGACCCGGATTTCCCGAAGCGGATCCAGGCGAGCCCGGCCTTGAACGCCTTCAAGAGCCGCGCCGGCGAGATGCTGCGCACGGAGGCGGGGTCCGCCTTGCGGAAGAGGCGCTCCGTCGACGTGGAGACCGTGTTCGGCGACGTCAAGAGAAACCTCGGGTTCACGAGGTTCACGATAAGGGGTGTTAGCGTCAATATATTTTTCACCATTTTCACCAACGTATTTTCGCCAATCGCGCCAACGCGGATGCGCCGGATTCGCCAACGCTGATGCGCCGCTTCCGGCGTCTAGGCGCCCTCCTCCTTCCCGTCCTCACCGCCGATGGATACGTCCTTCAGGCGATATGACCGTCCCGTTATCTTGATCATCGCGCAATGGTGGCAAAGCCTGTCGGCCACCGCCGAGGCCGTGACGTTGCTGCCGAACACGTCGCCCCACCTGCCCACCGGCACGTTGGTCGTGACGATGGTCGACCGCTTGAGCGCGTAGCGCCTGTTGACCAGCTGGAACAGCAGGTCGGCGCCCTCCTTGCCGATGTCGAGGTAGCCGAGCTCGTCTATTATCAGCAGGCTGCAGTGCTCGTAGAACCGCATCCTGCGCGCCAGCGCCTCCTTCGCCGAGGCGTGCTTGAGGTCCTCGACCAGCCTCGAGCAGTCGGCGAAGTACACCTGCTTGCGGGCCATCACCGCCTCGTGGCCTATGGCTATCGACAGGTGGGTCTTGCCGACGCCCGGGCTGCCGACGAGCACGACGTTGTCGCCGCGGTCGATGAACTCGAGCGTGGCCAGCTGCTCGACCAGCCCGCGCGGCACGCTCGGCTGGAAGCCCCAGTCGAAGTCGGCCAGCGTCTTTATGTAGGGGAAGTTGGCCATCCTCGTGCGGCGCTCGTCGTCGGCGCGCCGCTTGAGGGCTATCTGGGCGTCGGTGAGCTCGAGCATGGCGTCGACCAGGCTCTTCCTCCCGTCGGCGACGAGCCTGACGTACTCGGGCACCGACGACGCCATGCCCTCGAGCCCCAGCTCCTCGAGGTTGGCCGCCAGGCGGTTGAGGGGGCTGGCCTGCACGGCGGCGCTCACAGCGAGCCCCCTATCGAGTCGAGCAGGCCGAGGTTGGCCGCGGCGGCCGCCTCGATGTCGCCGGCGGCGTCGCCGAACCACCGCTTGCCGGCCATGGCCTCGGCGTAGTGCGCCGGGTCGTAGGCCGGCCCGCCCGCCACGTGCGTCGCCACCAGCTCGCCGCCGACGTAGCAGTCCATCGCGCCGCCGGGCATGCAGACGATGCGGGCGGGCCTGCCGATGCAGCGCCTGGGCACCGACATGGGCTCGCCGTGCGCGCTCACCAGCATCGTGGCCGGCACCCTGGCCACGCGCACCACGTCGCCCATCGCCTCCTCGAGGGCGCGCAGGTTGCCGACGGGCAGCAGCGCGTCCTTCTCCTCCATGAACAGCGCGGAGGGCGGCAGCCCCGTGGTCTCGTTGGGCTCGGAGTTGCTGGCGTCCTCGATCCGCGCGACGATCTCGTCGATATCGTCCCAGCCGTCGAAGTCGCCCTGGTAGGCCATGAGCCGCGACAGGAAGCGGTTCGACGACTCGACCTTGCCCTTCGTCTGGGGGCTGCGCGGGCGGCACAGCTTCAGCTCGAAGCCGGCGGCCTTGGCGAACTCGTATGCGCGCTGGACCTTGAGGCGCCTGCCGCCCTTGATCGTCACCAGGGCGGACATGTTGTCCGTGACCCACTCGCGCGGCACGCCGCCGAGCCTCGCGATCGTGGCGTACATGCACCTGACCAGGTCGTCGGTCGTCCTGGTCCTCGACCGGATGAATATGTGCCTGCGGGAATGGCCCAGCGTCGCCGCGAACACGTTGAACTCGAACAGCTCGCCGTCGCGGTTTGCCATCTTGACGGACTCCTTCCAGTCGAACTGCAGCTGCAGTCCGGGCGGCGTCTCGAAGCGCGGGTGCGGCTCCGGGCCCCCGGAGGCCCCGACGGCGATGCCGTTCTTGCGCATGAACTGGGTGAAGGCGTTGTAGCCGGCCAGGTCCTCGCCGGGATACCTGTGCAGCAGCCACTCGTGGATGCCCTTCTTGGTGACTCCCGGCAGTTGCGCCTTGGCTGCCACCTCCTCGATGTGCGCGTCGAACGAGCCCGCCCTGTCGCCGCGCCCGTCGTGGGGCCGCCCGCCCTCGGCCCTCCAGTACGACGCCACGGTGTGCCTGTCCTTGCCGTAGCGCTTCGCTATGTCGCTGAAGTTGGGCTTTATGCCCGCTTCCCTGTACATGTCCAACTCTCCGATCAGGTTCTTCTCCGCCACGGCCCGCTCCTCCCGAAAGCATCGTTCGCTCGTCGATCGAAGCGTAAGTCCCGGCGTTGGTGGAAATGGTGAAAATGCGTTGGCGCAAATGGCGGGATTGCGTTGGCATGATTGGTTATTGAGCGTTGGTCAAAATGGTTGTTTTTACAGTAGCGCTAACACCAGGTCGAGGTCCTTGGTGGCCCTGAAGTCCTGCCCGGCCTCGCCGAACAGCAGGTCGCAGGCGCCGCCGCCGATCAGGACGTACTCGCCGTCGTGGCCCGCGAAGCGCTCCTTGAACTTATCGATTCCCCTCATGATCGCCTCCAAGCACCCGGGTCAAAACGTTCTCGATCTCGCCCGCGACGCGCGGGTCGTCCCTCTCGTCGGCGGGAAGGGACAGGATGGCCGAAAGCGGGTCGACCGCGCATCCCGGCGCCGGCACGGGCTCGTAGCGCAGCACCTGCACCACGCACGCGGGATTCTCTGGCTCGTCGAGGCCGGCGTCGCGCGCGCCGGCCGCCAGCCCCAGGGCGCGCTCCTGCGCTTTGGTCGCGGCGAAAGTCGGCCAGGGGTCGTCCTGCAGCATCGAGAGCCCGCACAGCGCCGAGATCCCTCCCAGCGGGAGATCCATGTCGGGCACGCGGCCCAGGCGGTGCTCCCTCGCGACCGGGCTCGACATGCGCGGCTCCAAGCGACGCCACATCGCCATCTTGTCCCTGCCGGGGCGCAGCACCCGCCGCCGACCCTCGGCGGCGACGATCGAGGGGTCGGCGGCCGCGAGCTCGTCGAATGCGCGAGAGGCGGTCATCTTCGCCGCGCCGAGGAGGCCTGCCGCCTGGGTGACGCTGGCGCCGTCGAGGTCGCCGTAGAGCGCCATGAGCGCGAGGCGCTGCGCCTGGGGCGAGAACGTGCCGACGTCTGTCTGCCGCCTGTCGCGCGCGTGGCTGCTTCCGCTGCTCAGCGCGATTCCCAGGAACGGCAGGTACACCTGCTTGTCCGGGGCGATGAAGGGCAGGCCCGCCTCGAGCATCCGCCCGACCCTGTAGCCCGTGGCGTCCTCGAGGGCGAAGGCCACGGGGGTCCCCAGGGCCGCCTCCAGGGCGTCGCGGTGCTTCGCCATGGTCTTCACCGTCGGGCTTTCAGCGGGGGAGGCCACGGCGAACGGCACGCCGAAGGCGGTCCACCGCTCCAGGGAGTACAGCCCCCTCAGGTAGAGGGGGAGCCCCGAGGCGTCGACGGGCTCGCAATCGACTCTCGTGTGCAGCGTCTTCTCAACGTGTTCCCTCATGCTCCGCCTCCTCATGTAACTAAACAATTATCAATGTACCATTATGAATGGTACATAGCAAATCAATTAGTTACATTTAATGACGCCTTGCGGGCCCTCGTGGTCTTTCGGAATCGCGATGCGTCTAGCAGGGCGCTCCGCTCGTT contains:
- a CDS encoding nucleotidyltransferase family protein produces the protein MDLSAAEEYTIKMIAAESALPHDARDAASAAVPALGLPDGLWPAVRAELVAQSVIGYPANAIENLGLSSTDQAEYLALAGKNLAGWHRLMMAQDDVLTEFRQTGIPTAVLKGAAAAANYPQANSRSMGDIDLIVPPADFDRAFALLERLGWENDAPLEINPRHAGFQKAGCPEIELHRYFSTCTDKRQADFLDQAIYDAIPRAEWTDVAGFSVPVLPPLENGLVLLAHVNQHLGSGLGLRQILDWQMFVAAYLTDELWEHEFRHAAQQIGMEKLAITTTWLCRTYLGLQTSATWFDGADAQLADDLLLYIMHRGNMGRKMERGTQATRIVMHSFRSPAALVRYLYTGGRSHWAPARKHAWLAPAACIYQIGHVIRKGLARNASMSELVNDARSAQQEVDLLKRLEVTRM
- a CDS encoding PqqD family protein, whose amino-acid sequence is MKIKDGFIMNKVGSQHVVVPVGETSMKRHCMVRLNGTGAFLWGQLAADTVEEELVQALLAEYAVDEGTARADVAAFLGKLRDTDLLDE
- a CDS encoding S24/S26 family peptidase, whose translation is MTSEKDISSAMLGAGVSTMGGGSTFPPALSTAVAGSEPRKIEDVLASEGFYMGPPAGVSMWPMLRNRHDVMLVVPARGELRRYDVALYRRGGKYVLHRVVGHFDRGSEKGYVICGDNCVTLEYIPCVDVLGVLRGFYRDGRHIDCETSRGYHAYSKLWVALFPVRKVCKGANAAIRRAGKRVLVSCGLRDRDTVGKAGRK
- a CDS encoding ABC transporter ATP-binding protein, which codes for MMRGAAREQDKVTYAWLFAQSKAQHGRIVALSALCALQAAVLVSFALACRAVIDQAVAGNVDGLLASAAALAGVIVSQLVLRLAINGTQERIRARFALELRKSMLDSIFTARYGNVLRFHSGELSNRMFSDVQAVSNGVSTIIPSFVSMIAQLVFAIAVLALISPPMVALFVGAALLSFVLARTLRGRLKALHRAVQEKEGAVRVFLQEALEHQLVIRSFGAQPATSAHADVLQEDHFAAQMRRRGWSIAANASFAFFFNALYAVALTWCAFALLHGTMSYGTLMAVLQLVARIQAPVSSLSGMLPQLYQALASAERLMEVAELSHSENRLPMTAAEFYQRFSGVRICDLAFSYRDEEGGSEAEAAPQASGCDAAGGEGAGALSDAVGGVLAGDAAEKTALASSEGEVASLFCDGAFVPKGSFVVVEGPSGSGKSTLFKLVLGAYDADGFAYEFADDAPECGEAADGEDPGALVAFDAPAVSCGLVAPAINAAVTACPASQVPPRVFAYVPQDNFLFAGSVRENVAFAASDATDDQVKRACEAACAWGFVKELPQGINTMIGEHGQGLSQGQLQRLAIARAVCSGAPIMVLDEVTSALDDATEAAVLANIAALPGKTVFVAAHRAKAREFATMRLRVENGMMREVR
- a CDS encoding transposase gives rise to the protein MGVANWAHDEESDEHACPEGRTLAFCGESRRVSDLGYESAVRTYEREDCSGCSRRARCSKSADPDFPKRIQASPALNAFKSRAGEMLRTEAGSALRKRRSVDVETVFGDVKRNLGFTRFTIRGVSVNIFFTIFTNVFSPIAPTRMRRIRQR
- the istB gene encoding IS21-like element helper ATPase IstB, which encodes MSAAVQASPLNRLAANLEELGLEGMASSVPEYVRLVADGRKSLVDAMLELTDAQIALKRRADDERRTRMANFPYIKTLADFDWGFQPSVPRGLVEQLATLEFIDRGDNVVLVGSPGVGKTHLSIAIGHEAVMARKQVYFADCSRLVEDLKHASAKEALARRMRFYEHCSLLIIDELGYLDIGKEGADLLFQLVNRRYALKRSTIVTTNVPVGRWGDVFGSNVTASAVADRLCHHCAMIKITGRSYRLKDVSIGGEDGKEEGA
- the istA gene encoding IS21 family transposase: MAEKNLIGELDMYREAGIKPNFSDIAKRYGKDRHTVASYWRAEGGRPHDGRGDRAGSFDAHIEEVAAKAQLPGVTKKGIHEWLLHRYPGEDLAGYNAFTQFMRKNGIAVGASGGPEPHPRFETPPGLQLQFDWKESVKMANRDGELFEFNVFAATLGHSRRHIFIRSRTRTTDDLVRCMYATIARLGGVPREWVTDNMSALVTIKGGRRLKVQRAYEFAKAAGFELKLCRPRSPQTKGKVESSNRFLSRLMAYQGDFDGWDDIDEIVARIEDASNSEPNETTGLPPSALFMEEKDALLPVGNLRALEEAMGDVVRVARVPATMLVSAHGEPMSVPRRCIGRPARIVCMPGGAMDCYVGGELVATHVAGGPAYDPAHYAEAMAGKRWFGDAAGDIEAAAAANLGLLDSIGGSL